Proteins encoded in a region of the Candidatus Thermoplasmatota archaeon genome:
- the fen gene encoding flap endonuclease-1: MNTGYTKGFFKHIGVGFGKRFNKLWYSCVCMGVDLGDLFQRKTCAFEDFRDKIIVIDAYNVLHQFLASIRQRDGTPLKDAQGRITSHLSGLLYRTANLVDVKIRPVYVFDGKPHPLKAKVIEQRTKRRLLAEQEWEAALERGDMEVAKSKAQQTSRVTAEILEQSKELLTALGIPYIQAPSEGEAQASYMVRQNKAYAVGSQDFDCLLFGAPLLVQNLTSSEKRKLPGKQAYVTVHPRMIQLELGLKTLGITQEQLIDIAILIGTDFNDGVKGFGPKKSLQLIKKTGCLERALSEIHDANLPSLEEITMLRELFLHPEVTDDYVVSWSKPDTARVLNMLCDEHQFSKDRVEPLLSKFSVLDCTAKQKQLFEF, from the coding sequence ATGAATACGGGGTATACAAAAGGTTTCTTTAAACATATCGGCGTTGGTTTTGGAAAGAGATTTAACAAACTATGGTATTCTTGTGTTTGTATGGGTGTTGATCTCGGTGATTTGTTTCAAAGAAAAACATGTGCTTTCGAAGATTTTCGTGATAAAATTATCGTTATCGATGCGTATAATGTTCTGCATCAGTTTCTTGCTAGTATTCGACAGCGTGATGGTACGCCGCTTAAGGATGCACAAGGAAGAATTACGTCTCATCTGTCAGGTCTTTTGTATCGGACTGCAAATCTAGTTGACGTAAAGATTCGTCCGGTGTATGTCTTCGATGGTAAGCCACATCCGTTGAAAGCAAAGGTGATTGAGCAGAGGACAAAGCGTCGTCTTCTTGCTGAACAAGAATGGGAAGCAGCTCTCGAACGTGGTGATATGGAGGTTGCGAAGTCAAAAGCGCAGCAAACATCACGGGTGACAGCAGAGATCCTTGAACAAAGTAAGGAACTGTTGACTGCTCTTGGGATTCCGTATATTCAAGCGCCTTCTGAAGGTGAAGCACAAGCAAGTTATATGGTTCGGCAGAACAAAGCATATGCAGTTGGATCTCAGGATTTTGATTGTCTTTTGTTTGGTGCGCCTTTGTTAGTTCAGAATTTGACAAGTTCTGAGAAACGAAAACTTCCTGGAAAACAAGCCTATGTTACGGTGCATCCCAGAATGATTCAGTTAGAACTTGGGTTGAAAACACTTGGTATTACTCAGGAACAACTCATTGATATAGCGATTCTTATTGGTACAGATTTTAATGATGGTGTGAAAGGTTTCGGTCCGAAAAAAAGCCTTCAACTCATAAAAAAAACCGGATGTCTTGAACGTGCGTTATCTGAAATCCATGATGCTAATCTTCCGAGTCTTGAAGAAATAACGATGCTTCGGGAACTGTTTCTGCATCCTGAGGTAACCGATGACTATGTAGTGTCATGGTCAAAACCAGATACTGCCCGGGTTTTGAACATGTTATGTGATGAGCATCAATTCAGCAAAGACCGAGTGGAACCATTGCTCTCGAAATTCAGCGTTCTAGATTGTACTGCAAAACAGAAACAACTCTTTGAGTTTTAA
- the argF gene encoding ornithine carbamoyltransferase: protein MKRDLISMLDVKDDLDTIIDLSIKLKQQSKKGKNIELLKGKTLGMIFEKPSTRTRVSFETGMTKLGGHAIFLSTNDIQLGRGESIEDTALVLSRYVDLIMYRAKSNQAMKELAQHATVPVISGLDDKEHPCQVITDLMTIKEHKGKLKGLQFVYVGDGNNNMAHSYLLGCGIAGMHIRIVAPKKYWPETYYVTEAKKFGITVEITDDVTNACKNANIVATDTWVSMGDEAQKEQRLKDFKGYTIDTQMMHQAHPDAIFLHCLPAYYGYEVTKDVAHGKQSVIFDEAENRLWAQIGIMVTLCK, encoded by the coding sequence ATGAAACGCGACCTTATTTCCATGCTTGATGTTAAAGATGATCTCGATACAATCATCGACCTCTCCATAAAACTCAAACAACAATCAAAAAAAGGAAAAAATATTGAACTGCTCAAAGGAAAAACTCTTGGCATGATTTTTGAAAAACCAAGCACGCGGACACGGGTTTCTTTTGAAACCGGGATGACAAAACTCGGCGGTCATGCAATCTTTCTCTCAACCAACGACATCCAACTCGGTCGAGGAGAAAGTATCGAGGATACTGCACTTGTTCTCTCACGATACGTAGACCTGATTATGTACCGAGCAAAAAGCAACCAAGCAATGAAAGAACTTGCACAGCATGCAACCGTACCCGTGATTAGTGGTCTTGACGACAAAGAACATCCCTGCCAAGTCATAACTGATCTGATGACCATCAAAGAACACAAAGGAAAACTCAAAGGACTTCAGTTCGTCTACGTCGGCGATGGCAACAACAACATGGCACATTCATACCTCCTTGGCTGCGGAATTGCAGGTATGCACATTCGTATCGTCGCACCAAAGAAATACTGGCCCGAAACCTATTATGTTACTGAAGCAAAAAAATTTGGAATAACCGTCGAAATAACCGATGACGTTACAAATGCTTGTAAAAATGCTAATATTGTTGCAACTGACACATGGGTATCAATGGGTGACGAAGCACAAAAAGAACAACGACTTAAAGATTTCAAAGGGTATACCATTGATACTCAAATGATGCATCAAGCACATCCAGATGCAATCTTTCTACACTGCCTGCCCGCATACTATGGTTATGAAGTAACAAAAGATGTTGCCCATGGAAAACAATCAGTTATTTTTGATGAAGCGGAAAACCGGCTCTGGGCACAAATCGGAATCATGGTGACACTCTGCAAATAA